In Ochrobactrum sp. Marseille-Q0166, a single genomic region encodes these proteins:
- the lysA gene encoding diaminopimelate decarboxylase, whose amino-acid sequence MNHFEYRDGVLHAENLSLPDIAKEVGTPFYVYSRATIERHFRVFSEAFADMETLVTYALKANSNLAVLKILAKLGAGADTVSEGEIRRALAAGIPANKIVFSGVGKTPHEMDFALEAGIYCFNVESEPELEILSARAVKAGKVASVSLRINPDVDAKTHAKISTGKSENKFGIPRIKARQAYARAASLPGIDVVGIDMHIGSQIIDLEPFDDAFALMAQLVEELRSDGHNIRHVDVGGGLGIPYRTDNNPPPLPVAYAEIVAKHIKPLGLKTVFEPGRLIVGNAGLLVTEVIFVKEGDAKNFVIVDAAMNDLIRPTLYEAFHDIKPVKETKDNAPRIRADFVGPVCETGDYLGLDREVAKPAPGDLIAVCTTGAYGAVLSSTYNSRLLIPEVLVDGDRYHVIRPRRTYEELLALDSVPDWL is encoded by the coding sequence GTGAATCATTTTGAATATCGCGACGGCGTTCTCCACGCCGAAAATCTGAGCCTGCCCGACATCGCAAAAGAAGTCGGCACGCCTTTTTACGTCTATTCGCGCGCCACGATCGAGCGCCATTTCCGCGTCTTCAGCGAAGCCTTTGCGGATATGGAAACGCTGGTAACTTACGCGTTGAAGGCCAACTCGAACCTGGCTGTTCTCAAGATACTCGCCAAGCTTGGCGCAGGCGCTGACACGGTTTCAGAAGGTGAAATCCGCCGCGCCTTGGCTGCCGGTATCCCGGCCAACAAGATCGTGTTTTCCGGCGTTGGCAAAACCCCGCATGAAATGGATTTTGCGCTGGAAGCAGGCATCTACTGCTTCAACGTCGAATCCGAACCGGAGCTGGAAATTCTTTCCGCCCGCGCAGTCAAGGCGGGCAAGGTTGCATCTGTATCCCTGCGCATCAATCCGGATGTCGATGCCAAGACCCATGCCAAGATTTCGACCGGTAAATCCGAAAACAAGTTTGGCATTCCACGCATAAAAGCCCGTCAGGCCTACGCGCGCGCAGCAAGCCTGCCCGGTATCGATGTTGTCGGCATCGACATGCATATCGGTAGCCAAATCATTGATCTTGAGCCTTTCGACGACGCTTTTGCACTGATGGCGCAGCTGGTTGAGGAATTGCGGTCTGATGGCCACAATATTCGCCACGTTGATGTCGGCGGGGGCTTAGGCATTCCTTATCGTACCGATAACAACCCGCCACCGCTGCCGGTTGCCTATGCGGAAATCGTTGCAAAGCACATTAAGCCGCTTGGTCTCAAAACCGTGTTCGAGCCGGGCCGCCTGATCGTCGGCAATGCCGGTCTGCTGGTAACGGAAGTTATTTTCGTGAAGGAAGGCGACGCAAAGAACTTCGTCATCGTTGATGCAGCGATGAATGACCTCATTCGTCCGACCCTTTACGAAGCTTTCCACGACATCAAACCGGTCAAGGAAACCAAGGATAATGCCCCACGCATCCGCGCCGATTTTGTCGGCCCTGTTTGTGAAACCGGCGACTATCTAGGCCTTGACCGTGAAGTGGCAAAGCCTGCTCCCGGTGACCTGATCGCTGTCTGTACGACGGGCGCTTATGGCGCAGTTCTGTCGAGCACCTACAACAGCCGTCTTCTGATCCCTGAAGTGCTGGTGGATGGTGATCGCTACCACGTCATTCGTCCACGCCGCACTTACGAAGAGCTTCTAGCACTCGATTCTGTACCGGACTGGCTATAA
- a CDS encoding lipoprotein codes for MTGRSAISSVLLIAALAAILAACGRKGPLEPPPAQLITNEQGRTVEKPKEDKPFILDKIL; via the coding sequence ATGACAGGCCGCTCCGCCATTTCCTCCGTGCTTCTGATCGCCGCTCTTGCAGCCATTCTTGCCGCTTGCGGACGAAAAGGCCCACTTGAGCCACCGCCAGCACAGCTCATCACCAATGAACAGGGTCGCACAGTTGAGAAACCGAAGGAAGACAAGCCCTTCATACTCGACAAGATTCTGTAA
- a CDS encoding DUF2125 domain-containing protein: MAHAGSETRKSRKRTITIAAMVVALVAAYTAGWFYVSDKIEARAKADIAKLASQGVGVQCENLHMGGYPLRVNVVCSSISWQKPSEGMALRAGRFASGSPVFAPRSLSNELNGPAFVEFPGIQPLEVNWSKFTSNTRLARPFPTEVELDARDVTVGVRTETTTTEPISKLEQMNFRMSTEDDQLKINGRFAALKLEPSVIGSVKSPEIDGLADIEFANAATLLAPSAAPLNERLRGHSGVINQAFLSMPNGAMLSVAGPFSVDMEGAIDADLKVTMVNPQSFAQAGQTVFPEQGGNIATVLFALSAMPKDENGNPVIEIAVRKGIASAGFIPLGHLPTL; the protein is encoded by the coding sequence ATGGCGCATGCTGGTAGTGAAACAAGAAAATCCAGAAAGCGCACAATCACGATAGCGGCTATGGTCGTTGCCCTCGTTGCGGCTTATACGGCTGGTTGGTTCTATGTCTCAGATAAGATTGAAGCGCGCGCTAAAGCTGATATAGCGAAACTCGCATCTCAGGGGGTAGGCGTTCAGTGTGAGAACCTTCACATGGGCGGATATCCACTGCGTGTGAACGTAGTGTGTTCCAGCATATCTTGGCAGAAACCCTCTGAAGGTATGGCTTTGCGAGCCGGCCGCTTCGCCTCGGGCTCTCCTGTTTTTGCGCCGCGTTCACTCAGCAATGAACTGAACGGGCCTGCTTTTGTCGAGTTTCCTGGCATTCAGCCGCTAGAGGTCAATTGGAGCAAGTTTACCTCCAATACACGTCTTGCGCGTCCGTTCCCAACAGAAGTCGAACTTGATGCTCGTGATGTCACAGTCGGCGTGCGGACCGAAACAACAACTACTGAACCCATCAGCAAGCTTGAGCAGATGAATTTCCGCATGAGCACCGAAGATGATCAGCTCAAGATCAATGGGCGTTTTGCAGCGCTCAAGCTGGAACCATCCGTTATAGGTAGTGTCAAGAGTCCCGAAATCGACGGTCTGGCTGATATTGAGTTTGCCAATGCCGCAACATTGCTGGCACCGAGCGCTGCACCACTTAACGAACGGCTGCGTGGTCATAGCGGTGTGATTAATCAGGCTTTTCTGTCCATGCCCAATGGCGCTATGCTTTCGGTCGCCGGTCCATTTTCGGTGGATATGGAAGGTGCGATTGATGCTGACTTGAAGGTTACGATGGTCAATCCGCAATCCTTCGCGCAAGCCGGTCAGACTGTGTTTCCAGAACAGGGCGGTAATATCGCTACTGTTCTTTTTGCCCTTTCCGCCATGCCGAAAGACGAAAACGGCAACCCCGTTATCGAGATTGCCGTTCGTAAGGGTATAGCCAGTGCTGGATTTATTCCATTAGGACATTTGCCAACTTTGTAA
- a CDS encoding gamma-glutamylcyclotransferase encodes MIKHTDNQHINDFWVFGYGSLMWRPGFAHVETARARLHGYRRSLCIYSHVHRGTPDHPGLVLGLDTGGSCLGIAFRVPGEMSDEVMVYLREREMANRVYHEKWLRLRLADGRDVQAVTYVADRTHTQYAGSLKAEDAAAIVASAQGESGANIDYLSNTVEHLRNMRVRDHALEHVSRLISSTAKKYQTADI; translated from the coding sequence ATGATAAAGCACACCGACAATCAGCACATAAATGATTTTTGGGTATTCGGTTACGGCTCACTGATGTGGCGACCGGGATTTGCACATGTCGAAACTGCACGCGCGCGCCTTCACGGCTATCGCCGCAGTCTTTGCATATATTCACATGTTCATCGTGGTACCCCTGATCACCCTGGTCTGGTGCTCGGCCTTGATACCGGAGGTTCCTGTCTTGGAATCGCTTTCCGTGTACCCGGGGAAATGTCGGATGAAGTCATGGTCTATTTGCGCGAGCGTGAAATGGCTAATCGCGTCTATCACGAAAAATGGCTACGTCTACGACTAGCAGATGGCCGCGATGTACAAGCCGTCACCTATGTCGCCGACCGAACGCATACACAATATGCTGGCTCTCTTAAAGCAGAGGATGCAGCGGCAATCGTCGCATCAGCACAAGGCGAATCTGGTGCAAATATCGATTATCTCTCAAACACTGTCGAACATTTGCGCAATATGCGTGTGCGCGATCACGCACTAGAGCATGTCAGTCGTTTGATCAGCAGCACGGCCAAGAAATATCAGACGGCGGATATCTAA
- a CDS encoding prephenate/arogenate dehydrogenase family protein: protein MSTIHFEKIALIGIGLIGSSLARVIRREGLVNHIAIATRSAETLKRAEELNLGDSYSTDSAQAVQDADLVIVSVPVGSSGTVAKQIAAHLKPGAIVTDVGSTKASVIAQMQPELPDNVHFIPGHPLAGTEYSGPDAGFAELFTNRWCILTPLPDTDQGAIDKLSAFWTACGSRLDQMDPQHHDLVLAIVSHLPHIIAYNIVGTASDLEQVTKSEVIKYSASGFRDFTRLAASDPTMWRDVCLHNKDAILEMLARFSEDLASLQRSIRWGDGEALFDLFTRTRAVRRSIIDAGQEVDAPNFGRQAATEISEKK from the coding sequence ATGTCCACGATCCATTTCGAAAAAATCGCGCTCATCGGTATTGGCCTCATCGGCTCATCGCTGGCACGTGTCATTCGCCGCGAAGGCCTCGTCAATCATATCGCCATTGCAACACGCAGTGCCGAAACCTTGAAGCGCGCCGAGGAACTGAACCTCGGCGACAGCTACTCAACCGATAGTGCGCAAGCCGTCCAAGATGCCGATCTCGTCATCGTATCGGTGCCGGTCGGTTCGTCCGGCACCGTTGCCAAGCAGATTGCGGCACATCTTAAGCCAGGCGCCATCGTCACCGATGTGGGCTCCACCAAGGCCTCCGTCATCGCCCAGATGCAGCCGGAACTGCCGGACAATGTGCATTTCATTCCCGGTCATCCTCTTGCGGGTACGGAATATTCAGGTCCCGATGCTGGTTTTGCCGAACTTTTCACCAATCGCTGGTGCATCCTTACGCCTCTGCCGGACACAGATCAGGGGGCTATCGACAAGCTTTCCGCCTTCTGGACGGCTTGCGGCTCGCGCCTTGATCAGATGGACCCACAGCATCACGATCTGGTGCTGGCCATCGTCTCGCATCTTCCGCATATCATCGCCTATAACATCGTTGGTACAGCCAGTGATCTGGAGCAGGTGACAAAATCGGAAGTCATCAAATATTCGGCTTCGGGTTTCCGTGATTTTACGCGTCTGGCCGCATCTGATCCAACCATGTGGCGCGATGTCTGCCTGCATAACAAGGACGCAATCCTTGAGATGCTGGCGCGTTTTTCGGAAGATCTCGCTTCATTGCAGCGTTCGATTCGCTGGGGTGATGGTGAGGCTCTGTTTGATCTATTCACACGCACGCGTGCGGTGCGTCGCAGCATTATCGATGCCGGTCAGGAAGTCGACGCACCAAACTTCGGACGTCAGGCAGCCACTGAAATCAGCGAAAAGAAATAA
- the hpt gene encoding hypoxanthine phosphoribosyltransferase, translating to MPQVGGKTIDVLFSPEEIAARNLALAKEIAGRDFHNLLTISILKGSFIFAADLIRAMHDAGVEPDVEFITVSSYGKGTTSTEVRLLRDIDSDVKDRDVLLIDDILESGKTLKFVRELMIERGARSVSIAVLLDKSMRRKVDLDADFVAFECPDYFVVGYGMDVGHSFRQLPYVGHVKE from the coding sequence ATGCCTCAGGTCGGCGGCAAAACCATTGACGTGCTTTTCAGCCCGGAGGAAATCGCTGCGCGTAATCTCGCGCTGGCAAAGGAAATCGCCGGTCGCGATTTTCATAATCTGCTGACAATTTCCATTCTCAAAGGCTCTTTCATTTTCGCAGCGGATCTTATTCGTGCAATGCATGATGCAGGGGTTGAGCCGGATGTCGAATTCATCACGGTTTCAAGCTATGGCAAGGGTACGACCAGCACGGAAGTACGTCTGCTGCGCGATATCGACAGCGATGTAAAAGATCGCGACGTTTTACTGATCGATGACATCCTCGAATCAGGCAAGACGCTCAAATTTGTGCGTGAGCTGATGATTGAGCGTGGCGCGCGTAGCGTCAGCATTGCCGTGCTTCTCGACAAGAGCATGCGTCGAAAAGTTGATCTTGACGCCGATTTTGTCGCTTTCGAATGTCCAGACTATTTCGTTGTTGGTTATGGCATGGATGTCGGCCATTCCTTTCGCCAACTTCCATATGTCGGTCATGTGAAGGAATAG
- a CDS encoding TIGR02302 family protein, whose protein sequence is MTQQRKDSKDLPNRKRDAFFRLFSGEGAALRRLRLQSFLTISFERLWPLVLPLILLIALFASLSWLGLFALMPRWLHLGVLGLFALAALVALYLPFRFRLPGEDAITARIEDVNGLIHEPLAVQTGQMATGNNDPFAVALWREHKRRMAERLKNLQSGVPRPHIPERDPFALRAIVALLFVTASAYSLSPNSGRIADAFHIRAGSATAVARVDAWVTPPQYTGRAPVFLSTNADEGNVEKPITVPQGSIVNIRVIGGSSERLTATDATGHRREVQPIAPKEGEDATAEQQTNVDGSRNFRYDLQQDETLNLSGNDLSWTFAVTPDNAPTIRLTKEPGRALNGTLQLSYEISDDYGATKAYGEVVPLDIDHEEEETAPLYDAPELPLALPRRGSKEATTSKDLTQHPWAGQKVALTLVAADAAGKFGRSETKIITLPERPFSNPLAKAVAEQRRILALDATQRDHVRDMLSALMLRPEETIKNTAHYLGLVTIRTRLKLATSDDTLRDTADYMWQVALGIEDGNLSAAERRLRQAQEALRNALQNGASQEEIEKLTAELREAMQQFLREFAQRQQQNPNARNQPTDPNARMLTDKDLQRMMDQIENLARQGSRDQAEQLLSQLQDLMNNLQMGQQAQPGQQGQGQGQANQMQQQMNKLGDLMRRQQQMMNETFKLDQQMQQQQYGSGEGEYGDDQLPGDTGPMGQGESQQGQGQGVQPGDTPSDLAEAMRKLQQQQQALQDELKKFNEDLKGMGIDPNQDFSDAGKSMGMAADALGRNEGSEAGDQQGSALEALRRGGRDMIQKMQQAMGQDAQGQSGQNGRDPLGRQQGNNGPSDGDGVKIPGEIDIQRARQILDEIRRKLGDALTPQMEKEYLQRLLQFD, encoded by the coding sequence ATGACACAACAGAGAAAAGACAGCAAAGACTTGCCAAACCGCAAGCGCGATGCGTTTTTCCGCCTGTTTTCCGGCGAAGGTGCAGCCCTGCGCCGCCTTCGCCTGCAAAGCTTTCTGACGATCAGTTTCGAGCGACTCTGGCCTCTCGTACTGCCGCTGATTCTGTTGATTGCGCTTTTTGCAAGCTTAAGCTGGCTTGGGCTTTTTGCGCTGATGCCGCGCTGGCTGCATCTGGGTGTGCTTGGGCTTTTTGCTTTGGCGGCACTTGTCGCGCTCTATCTGCCGTTTCGTTTCCGCCTGCCCGGTGAAGATGCCATTACCGCACGCATTGAAGATGTAAACGGTCTGATCCATGAACCCTTGGCCGTGCAAACCGGGCAAATGGCGACCGGCAACAATGATCCTTTTGCGGTCGCTCTCTGGCGGGAGCACAAGCGCCGCATGGCCGAGCGCCTGAAAAACCTGCAGTCAGGCGTACCGCGTCCACATATTCCTGAGCGTGATCCTTTTGCACTGCGCGCAATCGTGGCGCTGCTGTTCGTGACCGCTTCCGCCTATAGCCTTAGCCCAAATAGCGGGCGCATCGCCGATGCTTTTCATATCCGCGCCGGTAGTGCCACCGCTGTTGCCCGCGTCGATGCCTGGGTAACGCCACCACAGTATACGGGCCGCGCGCCGGTATTCCTCAGCACCAATGCTGATGAAGGCAATGTCGAAAAGCCTATAACCGTACCGCAGGGCAGCATCGTCAATATTCGCGTAATCGGCGGCAGTTCTGAAAGATTGACAGCAACCGATGCGACCGGACATCGTCGTGAAGTACAGCCTATCGCACCCAAGGAAGGCGAAGATGCAACGGCTGAACAGCAGACCAATGTCGATGGCAGCCGCAACTTCCGCTACGATCTTCAACAGGACGAAACCCTGAACCTTTCGGGCAATGATCTCAGCTGGACATTTGCTGTCACGCCAGACAATGCGCCGACAATCCGCCTCACCAAAGAGCCGGGCCGCGCACTCAATGGCACTTTGCAGCTTAGCTATGAGATCAGCGACGATTACGGTGCCACCAAGGCCTATGGTGAAGTCGTACCGCTTGATATTGATCATGAGGAAGAGGAAACCGCTCCTCTTTATGATGCGCCTGAATTACCGCTTGCCCTTCCCCGCCGTGGATCGAAAGAGGCAACGACGTCGAAAGATCTGACCCAGCATCCTTGGGCCGGCCAGAAAGTGGCACTGACACTTGTTGCAGCAGACGCAGCAGGCAAGTTCGGACGCAGCGAAACAAAAATCATCACGCTGCCTGAACGCCCTTTCTCCAATCCGCTGGCCAAGGCTGTTGCCGAGCAGCGCCGTATTCTGGCGCTTGATGCAACGCAACGCGACCATGTGCGCGACATGCTTTCTGCATTGATGTTGCGGCCAGAGGAAACGATTAAGAACACCGCCCATTATTTGGGTCTCGTGACGATCCGCACGCGGCTGAAACTTGCGACCAGCGACGACACCTTGCGAGATACAGCCGATTATATGTGGCAGGTTGCGCTCGGTATTGAAGACGGCAATCTGTCAGCAGCAGAAAGGCGTTTGCGTCAGGCGCAGGAAGCATTGCGTAACGCCTTGCAGAACGGTGCTTCTCAGGAAGAAATCGAAAAGCTGACGGCCGAATTGCGCGAAGCGATGCAGCAGTTCCTGCGTGAATTCGCCCAGCGTCAGCAGCAGAACCCGAATGCACGCAACCAGCCGACGGACCCGAATGCACGCATGCTGACCGACAAGGATTTGCAGCGCATGATGGACCAGATTGAAAATCTGGCTCGTCAAGGTTCGCGTGATCAGGCTGAACAGCTTCTGTCGCAACTGCAGGACCTGATGAACAATCTGCAGATGGGGCAACAGGCGCAGCCCGGCCAGCAGGGGCAAGGTCAGGGCCAAGCCAACCAGATGCAGCAGCAGATGAACAAGCTTGGTGATCTGATGCGCCGCCAGCAACAGATGATGAACGAGACATTCAAACTCGATCAGCAGATGCAGCAACAGCAATATGGCAGCGGCGAAGGCGAATATGGGGACGACCAGCTTCCCGGCGATACGGGCCCTATGGGACAGGGCGAATCGCAACAGGGTCAAGGTCAGGGTGTCCAGCCCGGCGATACGCCTTCAGATCTCGCGGAAGCCATGCGCAAGCTGCAACAGCAGCAGCAGGCACTTCAAGACGAGCTGAAGAAGTTCAATGAAGACCTCAAGGGCATGGGCATTGATCCCAATCAGGATTTCTCCGACGCCGGAAAATCCATGGGCATGGCCGCCGATGCACTTGGTCGCAATGAAGGCTCGGAAGCAGGCGATCAGCAAGGCAGTGCTTTGGAAGCACTTCGCCGCGGTGGCCGCGATATGATACAGAAGATGCAGCAGGCCATGGGACAGGACGCTCAGGGGCAGAGCGGTCAAAATGGCCGTGATCCGCTCGGTCGCCAGCAAGGCAACAACGGTCCGTCTGATGGCGACGGCGTCAAGATACCTGGAGAGATCGATATTCAGCGCGCCCGTCAGATTCTGGATGAGATTCGCCGCAAGCTTGGCGATGCGCTGACCCCGCAGATGGAAAAGGAATATCTCCAGCGGCTGCTGCAGTTCGATTGA
- the argH gene encoding argininosuccinate lyase: protein MSEQKSSNQMWGGRFASGPDAIMEEINASIGFDRKLYAQDIQGSLAHAAMLAKTGIIAADDHKKIEDGLKTILKEIEDGKFAFSRKLEDIHMNIEARLADLIGASAGRLHTARSRNDQVAVDFRLWVKQEMQKTAAALKGLIEAFLERAEEHAATVMPGFTHLQTAQPVTFGHHCMAYVEMFGRDLSRVRDAIERMDESPLGAAALAGTGFPIDRHMTATALGFREPTRNSLDSVSDRDYALEFLSIAAICAGHLSRLAEEIVIWSTPQFNFVRLSDAFSTGSSIMPQKKNPDAAELVRAKTGRINGSLVALLTIMKGLPLAYSKDMQEDKEQVFDAAENLELAIAAMSGMVRDLTINVASMKKAAGSGYSTATDLADWLVRELGLPFRDAHHVTGRAVALAESKKVDLSRLSLEDLQSINPGITDAIFGYLTVEKSVKSRQSFGGTAPQEVRRQIRYWKKRITKA from the coding sequence ATGAGCGAACAAAAATCAAGCAATCAGATGTGGGGCGGCCGTTTTGCCTCAGGGCCCGATGCGATCATGGAAGAGATCAATGCATCGATCGGCTTCGACCGCAAGCTGTATGCACAGGATATTCAGGGCTCGCTCGCCCATGCTGCCATGCTTGCAAAGACAGGCATCATTGCGGCAGACGATCACAAAAAGATCGAAGACGGCCTGAAAACCATCCTCAAGGAAATCGAGGACGGCAAATTCGCTTTCTCGCGCAAGCTTGAAGACATTCACATGAATATCGAAGCGCGTCTTGCCGATCTGATTGGCGCCTCCGCAGGACGTCTGCATACAGCCCGTTCGCGCAATGATCAGGTGGCTGTTGATTTCCGCCTTTGGGTCAAGCAGGAAATGCAGAAGACTGCCGCGGCTCTTAAAGGCTTGATCGAGGCTTTCCTTGAGCGCGCCGAAGAACATGCCGCAACCGTCATGCCGGGCTTCACGCATCTACAGACCGCGCAGCCCGTCACCTTTGGTCATCATTGCATGGCCTATGTCGAAATGTTTGGCCGCGATCTGTCGCGCGTGCGCGATGCGATTGAACGCATGGACGAATCGCCTTTGGGTGCGGCAGCGCTCGCCGGAACTGGCTTCCCGATCGATCGCCACATGACTGCGACAGCTCTCGGTTTCCGCGAGCCAACCCGCAACTCACTCGACAGTGTTTCTGACCGTGACTACGCGCTGGAATTCCTGTCGATTGCTGCCATTTGCGCGGGTCACCTGTCGCGTCTGGCTGAAGAAATCGTTATCTGGTCCACACCGCAGTTCAATTTCGTGCGCCTGTCTGATGCCTTCTCGACCGGCTCGTCGATCATGCCGCAGAAGAAGAACCCGGACGCCGCCGAACTGGTTCGCGCCAAGACCGGCCGTATCAACGGCTCGCTTGTTGCACTTCTCACCATCATGAAGGGTCTGCCGCTCGCCTATTCCAAGGATATGCAGGAAGACAAGGAACAGGTTTTCGATGCAGCCGAAAATCTGGAACTCGCAATTGCCGCCATGTCCGGCATGGTGCGTGACCTGACCATCAATGTTGCAAGCATGAAGAAGGCTGCAGGTTCTGGTTATTCAACCGCTACCGATCTGGCCGACTGGCTGGTTCGTGAGCTTGGCCTTCCTTTCCGTGACGCCCATCATGTGACGGGCCGCGCCGTGGCTCTGGCCGAAAGCAAAAAGGTCGATCTCTCCAGGCTTTCGCTGGAAGACCTTCAGTCGATCAATCCGGGTATTACCGATGCGATCTTCGGCTATCTGACGGTTGAGAAGTCGGTCAAGAGCCGCCAGTCTTTTGGCGGAACAGCGCCACAGGAAGTGCGCCGCCAGATCCGTTATTGGAAAAAGCGCATTACAAAGGCGTAA
- the hisC gene encoding histidinol-phosphate transaminase, whose amino-acid sequence MTNTQDLSRPQPKTGLLDIAAYVPGKEHVEGVAKVYKLSSNETPIGPSPHAIEAYRHLADALAIYPDGQAQALREAIAEVQGLNIGNIMCGNGSDELLGLICQTYLAPGDETIVTEHGFAVYKIQSMGAGANPVTAKEKDERIDVDAILASLSPRTKIVFIANPANPTGTYLPFEEVRRLHAGLPKNVLLVLDGAYAEYVRRNDYEAGLELVSSNENVVMTRTFSKIHGLPGLRIGWMYAPLHIIDAINRIRGPFNMNSAAIAAGAAAIRDRAHVAKSVEYNEKWLSWLTDEFTKLGLRVTPSVTNFVLIHFLDDTRYSADRADEWLSRRGYILRRVGGYGFPNALRMTVGTEEANRGVVAALTEFLK is encoded by the coding sequence ATGACCAATACGCAAGACCTTTCCCGTCCCCAGCCTAAAACCGGCCTGCTCGATATTGCAGCCTATGTTCCAGGCAAGGAACACGTGGAAGGCGTTGCAAAAGTCTATAAGCTCTCCTCCAATGAAACCCCAATTGGCCCCAGTCCACATGCAATAGAAGCTTATCGACACTTGGCAGACGCTTTGGCGATCTACCCCGATGGTCAGGCGCAGGCCCTGCGCGAAGCGATTGCCGAAGTACAGGGACTTAATATTGGCAACATCATGTGCGGCAACGGATCGGATGAGTTGCTCGGACTTATCTGCCAGACTTATTTGGCTCCAGGTGATGAAACTATCGTCACCGAACACGGTTTTGCTGTTTATAAAATCCAGTCGATGGGTGCGGGTGCAAATCCGGTGACAGCCAAGGAAAAGGACGAGCGCATTGACGTTGATGCAATACTCGCCAGCCTTTCACCACGCACGAAGATCGTCTTTATTGCAAATCCGGCCAATCCGACGGGCACCTATCTGCCATTCGAGGAAGTACGTCGTCTTCACGCCGGGCTGCCGAAAAACGTCTTGCTCGTACTTGATGGCGCTTATGCAGAATATGTTCGCCGGAATGATTATGAGGCGGGTCTTGAACTGGTCTCGTCAAATGAGAACGTCGTCATGACGCGCACATTCTCAAAGATTCACGGCCTGCCAGGCCTGCGCATCGGCTGGATGTATGCGCCGCTGCACATCATCGATGCCATCAACCGTATCCGCGGCCCCTTCAACATGAACTCCGCAGCAATCGCTGCGGGGGCTGCTGCAATCCGTGATCGAGCTCATGTTGCAAAATCGGTTGAATACAATGAAAAGTGGCTGTCCTGGCTTACTGATGAGTTCACCAAGCTTGGGCTGCGCGTGACACCTTCCGTCACCAACTTCGTTTTAATCCACTTCCTTGACGATACCCGATATTCGGCAGATAGGGCTGATGAATGGCTTTCCAGGCGCGGCTATATCCTGCGTCGCGTGGGTGGCTATGGTTTTCCGAATGCGCTGCGCATGACGGTTGGTACGGAAGAAGCCAATCGTGGCGTTGTGGCTGCTTTGACCGAGTTTTTGAAATAA
- a CDS encoding class I SAM-dependent methyltransferase: MHPDIIELRSFYETTLGHLAERSIRMALAALWGHVPGERLVGLGYSLPYLDRFSADTERSFAFMPAGQGAVAWPSSGKSSTALVFDEELPLPDSSIDRVLMVHALEYAENASETLKEMWRVLAPNGRLVIVVPNRRGVWARLDRTPFGSGRPYSRTQLTALLREANFSVNTISNALHFPPVKRRWMMRPCMAIEGLGRKLWPLFSGVLVIEAQKRLYQGLPVAQRSSRRVFVPVLAPQGTPVSGLRKTAPKESKK; this comes from the coding sequence ATGCATCCGGACATTATCGAACTACGTTCCTTTTACGAAACCACCCTTGGCCATCTTGCCGAGCGCTCTATTCGCATGGCACTTGCAGCACTATGGGGACATGTACCAGGCGAACGTCTTGTGGGGCTTGGTTATAGTCTCCCCTATCTCGACCGTTTCAGCGCCGATACAGAACGCAGCTTTGCTTTCATGCCTGCCGGACAGGGTGCTGTTGCATGGCCATCATCAGGAAAATCCAGCACGGCATTGGTTTTCGACGAAGAATTGCCCTTGCCTGATTCTTCCATCGACCGGGTGTTAATGGTTCATGCGCTGGAATATGCCGAAAACGCTTCTGAAACGCTCAAAGAAATGTGGCGGGTGCTGGCCCCCAACGGCCGGCTCGTCATCGTGGTGCCGAACCGTCGCGGTGTCTGGGCGCGTCTCGACCGCACGCCATTCGGCAGTGGCCGCCCTTACAGCCGCACACAGTTGACAGCCTTGCTGCGCGAGGCCAATTTCAGTGTCAACACAATCAGCAATGCGCTGCATTTTCCGCCTGTCAAACGTCGCTGGATGATGCGCCCCTGCATGGCGATTGAAGGCCTAGGCCGCAAGCTCTGGCCACTGTTTTCCGGCGTTCTGGTTATCGAAGCGCAGAAACGGCTTTATCAGGGGTTGCCAGTTGCACAACGCTCATCACGCCGTGTCTTTGTGCCAGTTCTGGCACCACAGGGAACACCGGTCAGCGGCTTGCGAAAAACAGCTCCCAAAGAATCCAAAAAGTAG